In one Elephas maximus indicus isolate mEleMax1 chromosome 9, mEleMax1 primary haplotype, whole genome shotgun sequence genomic region, the following are encoded:
- the QRFP gene encoding orexigenic neuropeptide QRFP, whose translation MMHPYPLSYLLLLPLGVCFPLADREESGDTLGGIRAKTSWAHLAQWHRPNFRWGSSWQPRAPQPLALLVVAKELQTSGKERAGFRFRFGRQDDGDEATRFLPADGEKTSGPLGSLAEELTGYSRKKGGFSFRFGRR comes from the coding sequence ATGATGCACCCTTACCCCCTGTCCTATCTCCTCCTCCTGCCGCTGGGAGTCTGCTTTCCTCTAGCAGACAGAGAAGAGTCTGGAGACACCCTGGGTGGCATCAGAGCCAAGACGAGCTGGGCTCACCTGGCCCAGTGGCACCGACCTAACTTTCGGTGGGGCTCCTCTTGGCAGCCAAGAGCTCCCCAGCCGCTGGCCCTGCTTGTCGTAGCTAAGGAGCTGCAAACGTCCGGCAAAGAACGTGCGGGCTTCAGGTTCCGGTTCGGCAGGCAAGATGATGGCGACGAGGCCACCAGGTTCCTCCCAGCAGATGGCGAGAAGACCAGTGGGCCACTGGGAAGCCTGGCTGAGGAGCTCACTGGCTACAGTAGGAAGAAAGGTGGCTTCAGCTTCCGCTTCGGCCGGCGGTGA